A window of Roseiflexus castenholzii DSM 13941 genomic DNA:
GCCGCGCAGATACCCGCGCGCCAGGTCTTCTGGATCGTACAGATCGCGCACCCGCTTATCGAATAGCGCAATCACACCCTGGCAGATCGCATCGAGACGATCCGGCGTCGTCAGAATGGCAAAGTCGTCCCCGCCGATATGCCCGATAAAGTCGCTCGACGAGCCGTGTTGATGCACCACCTCCAACAATACATCGGCGACCATCTTGATCAACCGATCACCGCGCGCCGGACCATACGTATCGTTAAATGCCTTGAAATTATCGAGATCAACATAGAGGAGCGCGAATGGCGCGCCATTGCGCAGGCGGTATTTCAACTCCTCGGTTAGCAGCACATTGCCTGCCAGACCCGTCAGCGGATTATGGACCGGCGTCTGCGCTGCACGACGCAAATGAGCACGGATACGGGCGAGCAATTCGGGAATATTGAAGGGCTTGGTGATATAATCATCGGCGCCAGTGTCAAATCCGGTGACGACATCTTCCGCCGTAGACCGCGCCGTCAGAATGAGCATTGGCACATGGGCGGTGCGAGTATCGTTCCGCAACTGACGAATCGCCTCGTAGCCATCCATCTGCGGCATCATGAGATCGACAATCACGAGATCAGGGATCCATTCTTGCGCCGTGCGCACGAGTTGGTCACCGTTCTGCGTGACAAAAACCTCATATCCCTGCGATCG
This region includes:
- a CDS encoding GGDEF domain-containing response regulator → MTKRILIADDEPAVRQLLELVLRSQGYEVFVTQNGDQLVRTAQEWIPDLVIVDLMMPQMDGYEAIRQLRNDTRTAHVPMLILTARSTAEDVVTGFDTGADDYITKPFNIPELLARIRAHLRRAAQTPVHNPLTGLAGNVLLTEELKYRLRNGAPFALLYVDLDNFKAFNDTYGPARGDRLIKMVADVLLEVVHQHGSSSDFIGHIGGDDFAILTTPDRLDAICQGVIALFDKRVRDLYDPEDLARGYLRGVDRQGVPRNFPITTISIGVVTNRRRRFADYDEVSRIAAEMKQYAKQLPGSTYAVDVRGVSEQVVERDRRKSPPPPALIVSADALLRSAIAPLLDEIDLRALDAPTVLDAERLLAYHPEMALVIVDGRMGKPVRDFCTNLAQHQPNLPVIALTDQPTSGIIAPGAVRHILPLPVDSVQLRVRIVDVRRASQETS